One window from the genome of Dermacentor silvarum isolate Dsil-2018 chromosome 5, BIME_Dsil_1.4, whole genome shotgun sequence encodes:
- the LOC119452333 gene encoding uncharacterized protein LOC119452333: MVCVNRECMQAGTSKDMQTCTTIFNQSRRKYRQLFNARIEAGVISACRLRCYNPNTAESLRVNRDDGERCQNRLYEGTCRGGVCRSPNDAIAAIGSVIPIPYQEANAFSKPDDHGVQVEEPGFGEEFDHDGFHSDRFEDSFGGRPQQTHFDAEPAPAVVQATNGTAGA; this comes from the exons ATG GTGTGCGTCAACAGGGAGTGTATGCAAGCAGGAACCAGTAAGGACATGCAGACGTGCACCACCATCTTCAACCAGAGCCGTCGCAAGTACCGGCAGCTGTTCAACGCCCGCATCGAGGCCGGG GTGATCTCCGCCTGCCGGCTCCGGTGCTACAATCCCAACACGGCCGAATCGTTGCGCGTCAACAGGGATGACGGCGAGAGGTGCCAGAAC CGTCTGTACGAAGGCACCTGTCGGGGAGGCGTCTGCCGATCTCCGAACGATGCCATCGCGGCCATCGGGTCGGTCATCCCGATTCCGTACCAGGAGGCCAACGCCTTCTCCAAACCCGACGACCACGGCGTCCAGGTCGAGGAGCCCGGTTTCGGCGAGGAGTTCGACCACGACGGCTTCCATTCCGACCGCTTCGAAGATAGCTTCGGAGGAAGGCCACAGCAGACACACTTCGACGCCGAGCCGGCGCCTGCCGTGGTCCAGGCGACCAACGGTACGGCCGGCGCTTGA
- the LOC119453194 gene encoding transmembrane protein 186: MASRLAFLPRTLRALRRSLSSAPTGVGAVRFSCVLSSPTQSSLLRTNSVACIVSSRRFLHGETTSPKKATQDFEDGEWTTIFRYPHIRFLQMLCRIKIYQCVITLVVAPPLLFSEYIHWMPSYANGLLLSLTVSATVVLFLTGYLSERIVGMMYVNKDCSKLRVARLNFWGRRQDHVYDTSDIAHLADTGQVWSSWYVHLHRYSAPNDPFVVSLKHGGIVDKELFAKVFGRDVA; this comes from the coding sequence ATGGCGAGCAGACTTGCTTTCTTGCCTCGCACGTTGCGAGCTCTCCGGCGATCGCTCAGCTCCGCTCCCACGGGCGTCGGTGCGGTGCGGTTCTCGTGCGTACTTTCGTCCCCTACGCAGTCGTCGCTGCTTCGCACAAACTCCGTCGCGTGCATCGTCTCGTCTCGGAGATTCTTGCATGGCGAAACAACGTCGCCAAAGAAGGCGACGCAGGACTTCGAAGACGGCGAATGGACCACCATCTTCCGCTACCCGCACATCAGATTCCTCCAAATGTTGTGTCGAATCAAGATCTACCAGTGTGTCATCACCTTAGTGGTCGCGCCGCCGCTGCTTTTCTCGGAGTACATACACTGGATGCCGTCGTACGCCAACGGGCTGCTCCTGTCGCTCACGGTGTCGGCCACCGTCGTGCTCTTCTTGACGGGCTACCTCTCCGAGCGGATCGTCGGCATGATGTACGTGAACAAGGACTGCTCGAAACTGCGCGTCGCCCGCCTAAACTTCTGGGGCCGACGGCAGGACCACGTCTACGACACCTCGGACATTGCCCACTTGGCCGACACCGGTCAAGTTTGGTCGTCGTGGTACGTCCATCTGCACCGGTACAGCGCCCCGAACGACCCGTTCGTTGTGTCTCTCAAACACGGCGGCATCGTGGACAAGGAACTGTTCGCCAAAGTGTTCGGCCGTGACGTGGCGTAG